GAAACCATCACTATAACAAGGAGAGAACTATTACAGAACTAGAGAGAGAATGATCAGACACCATCAGTATAACAAGGATACAGCAACCACATATTCAAGAACTAGAGAGAAAAGGATCAAGAACCAACCTTCTTAATGAGAGAATATAGTTTCTTCAGAGAAGTAACCGAGTAAGGGATCTCAGTCATTAGTATAACATCATACCCACATTCTCCACCTTGCTCAGTCTCATTTGCTCGTTCCCACGCCCTGCTTCCAGAGAGCTTCCTTGATCTCCTCGAGGAGAAATCTGGCTGTCCTGTAATGCTCCCATCTTGGCTGCTACATCCGTCCATGAAGTCTTCCTCTGAGAAACTCAGGTTCATTCCCGGGTTAGCTGGTTCAAGGACATCGGTTCTTATGATGGATAAAACGGTCGGGAGCTCTTCCCATTCTCCAGCAAAGAAGCGGACAGATGCAGAGACGGCTTGTCTTGATGGTGTGAGAAGGACTTCTGGCTGACGGCTTTGCCTGTCCCGAGCTTGGTCAAGGTTTGCAAGAACGTTTGGGATGGTTGTGCATCTTAATGTTTCAGCATTGAGGTCTTGAAAGTGGACTGAGGAAGCACCCTTTAAAACAAGCAAAAGAGATTAGATTATGAGAAATGGGACAGTACCAGCCATCTTCTAATGTAGTTTTACTTACCTTCAAGCAGGCAAATATCCCAGGAACTCCATAGTTGCAACCTAGCTGCTCATGTCgtcatacaaaataaataaaaagaggtGTGTGGCGTTAGAATACAAGGAACTGGTGAAGTTTTTGCGGCTAAGACGGTCTTAGCCACCTAATGGAACTAAAAGGTTTTGTTGTTCATTGCAGGATATTGAAGTATTTAAGGAAACGTTTAGTGTGTCATTAGCATTGGTTGTTACCTCGAGGACCCTTTTGCCCCTGAAGCTAAGCTGTCCATCACGGATCTCGTTTTTAAGTACATCAACAAGAACAATAGCACTTTCCCAACTTTTCATAGAACCTagacaatataagaaaaaaaaaaaaaatgattcagtTTAACATAATGAGAACGATCAGATGCAAGTGAATCTGAAGCGCATACCTTCATATTTTGGGGGAGCAGTTTCTGAGCTAGAGAGGCCGATCATATCAGCAACACTTACTTTTCCCTGCAAGAAATTGATGATTGTTTTCAATGCAAAGATTTTGGATTCACTCTATACGTTGCAGAGAAGTGTGACATGGTCTTTCTGAGTAATGAAGCAAACACACAAGTTCCACGGTCAAAGCAACAAAATAAAGCTTACGAACATGaattaatagttttatactttttgatgataatatttaaatggaCTCTTCTTGACATACTAAGTTCTAACATATATCACACATAATAAAGCTTAGAACTAGCTGTTAACTGTCTTTATCAATAGTTACCTTGAAAATTTGTAAACCGAGCACATCTAGATTCTCCCCTGAATACCTGTGATGAGTTGCTGtctacaaaaacaaataaagagaTTCAGAACTGCAAGGTATAAACAATTCTACTCCATACATAAAATGGAACATCTTATAATGGTAATGATGATAGAACAACAAAGAGCAAACAACCTTAGAAGGTATGATCTCAACAGCTGGTGATGGAAGCTGCAAATCCTTCTCAGATAGTGCAGACACACCACTACAATCCTGAGGCATCAAACCGGGCCAGCATTGCGCAAGCAAAGATGGTGCGCGCATACTTTATAGCCTTCTGAGCTCTCTCCAATGGTAGCAAAAATCTAAAATGATCAAAAAGATCTAACCTTTAGAGATGGAAATGCCACTCTGAACCTCTTTCAACTATAAAACCTTAAAACCCCAAAACCATAGACTGCaactttgaatatatatatgcgAAGAACAGACACAAGTCAAAAACTTTACAGATTCAATACTGCAAGATCTACGGTGACTCTTCAATTCCACATCCTTACTACTAAACTAACCAACAAGGATCATAATCGAAACAAGAAACCATCAatgtaaaaaaaacaatggaCATGACTTCTTATAGCCAGGATTTTCCAAATAAAGTAAGAATTTCGATTCAATTTCATTTCTAAGCGAATTACTTACTACATGATCTATGTGAGTTACTTACAAGAAACAAGGCGACCGGTGGAGGAGTTGTTGACAAGAAGAAAGATGAGATTCTTCTCTAACAAGGCGAAGATTTAAGGATCAATCAGAGACGAGGTTGAAATTTCAGAGAAAAGATCTCCCTCTTACACgtttaaagtaataaaataaaaatctttattacaaataaaaaaatctaagaaagTAAAGAGGGAGTT
Above is a window of Raphanus sativus cultivar WK10039 unplaced genomic scaffold, ASM80110v3 Scaffold2183, whole genome shotgun sequence DNA encoding:
- the LOC130505338 gene encoding uncharacterized protein LOC130505338 — protein: MRAPSLLAQCWPGLMPQDCSGVSALSEKDLQLPSPAVEIIPSKTATHHRYSGENLDVLGLQIFKGKVSVADMIGLSSSETAPPKYEGSMKSWESAIVLVDVLKNEIRDGQLSFRGKRVLELGCNYGVPGIFACLKGASSVHFQDLNAETLRCTTIPNVLANLDQARDRQSRQPEVLLTPSRQAVSASVRFFAGEWEELPTVLSIIRTDVLEPANPGMNLSFSEEDFMDGCSSQDGSITGQPDFSSRRSRKLSGSRAWERANETEQGGECGYDVILMTEIPYSVTSLKKLYSLIKKCLRPPYGVVYLAAKKQYVGFNSGARHLRNLVDEETILGAHLIKETTDRDVWKFFLK